TTTCCCTCCATAGCACGCCTAGCGCGGCGACGCACGGGGTATAGATGAGCACGAAGGACATCAGGCCCAGCGCCACCGGGGCGGTCATGCTGGTCTCCAGGACCTCTTCCAGCCCGGCGCCTTCTTCGGCCCCATACAGTACGCCCAGGGCGCCGACCACGATCTCCTTGGCCAGGAAGCCGAACACCAGAGCGACGGCGATCCTCCAGTCAAAGCCTAGGGGGGCCAGGATAGGCACCAGCAGGTGGCCCAGCGCGCCGGCGTAGCTCGCCTCGCTGCCGTACTCGACGCCCCACGGGAAGCTGGCCAGGAGCCACACTATCAGCGCGCCCAGCAGGATGAAGGTACCGGCCTTCTTGATGTACTGGGAACCCCTCTCCCACATGTGGATCAGGGTGCCCTTGAAAATGGGCATGCGATAGGGGGGCAGCTCCATGATAAAGGGCGAGCTCTCGCCCTTGAGTATGGTGTGCCGGAACAGCAGCGCGGAGCCGATGGCGACCGCTATGCCGAGGATGTACATGCCGAACACCACGGTCCCTGCCACGGCGGGGAAGAATATCCCTGCGAACAGGATGTACACGGGGAGCCTGGCAGAGCAGGACATGTACGGGGTCGTAAGTATCGTGATTAGGCGGCTGTTCTTGTCCTCGATGGTCCTTGAGGCCATTAGAGCGGGGACGTTGCAGCCGAAGCCAAGAAGCATGGGTATGAACGATTTGCCGTGCAGGCCGAGCTTGGACATCGCGCGGTCCATGATGAAGGCGGCCCTGGCGAGATAGCCGGAGTCCTCCAGTATGGACAGCATGAGGAACATCACCAGGATGTTGGGGACGAACACCAGCACGAAGCCGACGCCGCCGATGATGCCGTCGCCTAACAGGGAAGCGAGCCAGTCAGGCTGCACATTGGCGCCGATCCACTCGGCAAGCCAGGCGAACCCCATATCAATGAGCGAGGCAAAGGGGGCCGCTACCGTGAAGGTGAGCTCGAATATGCCCCACATGAGAACAAGGAATATCGGAATGCCCAGCCACTTGTTCGTGACCACGCGGTCCAGGCTGTCCGAGATAGATCGCTTCTCGACCCCCCTGCGATAGACCTTCCCGAGGGTGGAGGTGATGGCCTCGTACCTCTTGTCCACGAAGTCCATCTCCATCCCTTCCTTGTCGACGCCGACCAGGGCCGCGTCGAGCTGCTGGGCCGCCGCGGCGTTCTGGGTAAGCTTGGAGGGCTCCTCCATGCCTTCCATGAGGCGGAGGGCGATCCACCGGAGGGTGGGGGTGTCGAACTGGTTCGCGTGCATGATGCCTTCCAGTTCAGCGACCTTCTTCTCGGCGGCCGCGCCGAAATCGGTGATCGGTCGCGGGACGGTCTCGTCCTTGAACGTCTTGATGATGGTGTCGAGCAGATCGTTGATGCCCGTCCTCTGCGTCGCGGAGATCGGTACAGCGGGAATGCCCCACGCCTGCGAGAACTTCTTTACGTCCAGTATGTCCCCGCGGCTTTCCGCCATGTCCGACATGTTGAGCGCGAGCACCACGTCGAGGCCCATGTCCATAAGCTGGGTGGTGAGGTACAGGTTCCTCTCCAGGTTGGTCGAGTCGACCACCTGCACCACAAGGTCGGGGTGCTCTTTCGTGATGAAGTCGTTCGCCACAGCTTCGTCGGGGGACCGCGTGGCCAGGCTGTAAGTGCCCGGCAGGTCCGTGATCTGAAGGACGTAGCCCTTGTGGGGCCGCGACCCAGTCTTCTTTTCTATGGTGACGCCGGGCCAATTGCCGACGTGCTGGCGGGAACCCGTCAGCACATTGAAAAGACTGGTCTTTCCGACGTTAGGGTTCCCTATCAATGCAATTCGAATCTCTTTCTCCATAAACCCACCCGATCAACAAACCATGATCTGGCTGGCCACGCCCCTGCTGAGGGCGAGGCGAGAACCGTTGACGCCCACGATAAGGCCCTTTCCGTCTGCCTTGAGGACCGTCACGCGAGCGTCGTTGACGAACCCCATCTCCCGGAGCCTAGTGGAGATGGGGTTGCTCCCGCGGACCTCCTGTACCATGCACTCAGCGCCTTCGGCGGCCATGGCAAGGGGCATCGAGGTGTTCATGCCTTGGCCTCCTTGACATTGACCACTATCGTGGCGGCATCGGCGTTCCGGAGAGAGATATTGTAGCCTCTTACCAGGAACTCCAGGGGATCGTTGAGAGGGGCCTTCCGGACCATGGTGATCTGAGCCCCTGGACAGAGCCCCATTTCGGCGATCCTGCGCCGCACCGGGCCTTTAGCCTCAACGCTGACGATGACCGCAGAATTGCCGGGCGCTAACTTGTCAAGGGTCGTGTTGCTCATTTTCTCACCATTTTTCGGACTGCCTAAGCTTTTTCTTCGGATACCCTAAAACCCGATGAGGTATATAAATTTAGGCCTTCCTAAAGAGTTTTTCACGAAGAGTGCCGCCTATAGAGAAATATATTAGATGAAAAACGTGAGAGCGGACCGCTCCGCGGCCCGGCGGGGCTTATTCCCCGGCTTCCTTGATGCGGCCGAGCACGAAGTCCTTGTCCAAGGTGGACAGGAAGAAGCCCAGGCGGGGCCCCTTGGTCTGGTCGCAGAATATCTTATACAAGGCCTGGAAGCCGCCCTTGGCGCCTATCGCACTGCCCTTGGCGCAGGCATACATGGCATCGTGGATCCTCTCCCCCTGCCACTCCACCCCGCCCATGGCCACCAGGAGCTCGCGCAGGAAGGCCTTCTCCCCGTCGGAGAGTTCGCACTCGGGCATGGTCTCGCACACCGCGAACTTGACCTCGTCGGGAGCGAAGCCGTTGAGCCAATACTTCACGCAGTCGACCCTCTGTTTCAGGAGGGCGAGGTCCTCGGGGGTGGCGGAGTCATCGTACATGCCCATGCGCTCCAGGGTGCTGAGCACGCCCTCGAAGCCATCGGTGATCTGCACCATCGACACAAGATGGCGGTAAGGTATCTGCAGCGGCAGGCTGGGGCGCGCTCCCTCGGGCTGCGACAGCTCGTAGGCGCGCAGGAGGTCCTTGTCCCTCTCCTCGACCCCGCCGCAATAGTACATGTTCTCCACGCGGTCGTACTCGTCGACCATGTCCAGGATGCCCAGGCCGGAATCGTAGTCGATGTGCCGGTTGGGGTTCACACGCAATATGATATAGTTCATGACCGAGGCGGGGGTGATCTTCAGCGCGTCCACGCCGGTTACGGAAGAGCCGGTGGACTTGTGCATCTGGCCCTTGCCCTTCAGCTGCACGAACTCATAGGGTATGGGGTGAGGGGGATCGACGTGGAAGACCTCTTGCGCCAGGCGGACGCCGGTGTCGTAGGACCCGCCGGCGGCGGCGTGGTCCTTGCCGAACGGTTCGCAGGTGACCCCGAACACCGCCCACTTGGCCGCCCATTCCACCCTCCAAGGCATCTTGCCGTCCGCTTTGCGTATGTCGGCCTTGCCCTCGTGGCCGCAGGCGCAGCGATAGTTGACGTAAGGTTTCTCGTACCCGGTGACCTTGGCGTGAGTGAGGCGCCCGCAGCTCTCGCAGCGGGGGGAGTAGGGGAAGAAGTCCTTGGCGATCTCGCGGCCGCTGACATCCTTCAGGATCGCAGCGACCTTGTCCTTCTCCCTGATGGCGGTGTCAATGACCTCGGCGAACTTGCCCTGCTCGTACTGCTCGTGGGTCCACAGAACCTGGCAGTGTATGCCCAGCTCCTGTATGGAATCAAGGAACGGCTGGATATAATGCTGGGCATAGTTGACGTGCTGGCCGCAGGGGCAGGGGATGTACGCCAAGGGCTTGCCGACCTCGGCCTCGAAGCTCTCGGGGAGGAAGGGATACTTCTTCCTGAGGGGGTCCCAGGAGTCCACCAGGTAGATCATGCGCACGCTGGCGCCCTGCTTCTCCAGGGACTTGCGGACCGCCTCCGCGGTGATCGCCTCCCTCAGCGTGCCGACATGAAGAGTGCCGGACGGGGTGATGCCGGTGGATATCAGGTGAACGCTGCCTTTCTCGAGAAGGGTATTGGCCTCTACGTCTGCCCAGTGCATGCTATCAGCGGCCTGCGAACAGGCTCCCCTCGATATAAACCTAGCGGGGCGGCCAGATAATTCTGGTCGCCGGTCGGGCCCGGTCCACGGCAACTACGTGGTTCTCGGGTCAAGTGACTTATCGGTCCTGCACATATAGTATGAGCATGACCTTGTCGACCGAAGTGAGGAGCATCGCCCATCAGCGGATCAGGGACATCAAAGAGGAGATGCCCGGGGCGGAGATATTGGAGGAATGGATGGAGGACCGGGTGGTGCTCTCCATCACGAAAGAGAACCGCACGGTGGAGTGCGATTTTGTGGAATCGACCAGCTCCTGCCACCAGAGCAGGAGGATGAACGAGTACTATGACGTTCTAGGCAAAGGCTTCATGCTGAGGATCATCGTCCCCCAGGGAGACGTGAGCGGCGAGATCGTCCGGATGAAAAGGGTGAAAGACACATCCCGGTTCGCCATCCTCGGGTACGAGAACAACGCCATAACCCCGGCAAGGACCTGACGCGGAACGTCGGGGACGGCGAAGTATCGACAAAAAGTAAATAAGTCAGAGGGAGAATCAAGGCCCGATCAAGATGCCCCCGCAGAAAAAGAAAGGCCAGGGATTCCAGTCCGCAGCCGGTCTCATCCGTTACTTCGACAGCGAGGTCGACAAGGGCCTGGTGCTGAAGCCCACGTACATAGTCGGGGCCATCATCGCCACCGTGGTCGTGGTAACTCTTCTGAAGATCATATGGCCGGTTTGAGGCCGGTATCCCGATAGTCCTCGCGCGGCGGGGCGAACACATCGATCACCAGCGAATCTTCCAGGACATCCACCCCGTGTACCTCGCCAGGGGCGATGCTGTAGCCGTCGCCCGCCCCGATGGCGATGTTTTTACCGTTCATCTTCAGGACTATACTTCCCCTTACCACCGTCCCCACCTGCTCATTGGGGTGGGAATGGTCCGGTATCACGGATCCCTTCTCCAGGATGAACTCGATGATCTGGCAGCCCTTCCCGCACGCCGCTTCCCGCCTTGTGATGCCCTCGGAAACGCGGCTCCGAGCCGAGCCCTTCTCGCGACATATCATGGACTCCCGGAGGCGTTAAGGGGATTAGGCTGTTTTCGTCATCCTCGCCTCCGGACTTTTCTGAGGAAAAACAGATAAATGAGGGCGTGCTCTGAACCGCCGGGTGAAAAAGATGACTATGTGGACGAACCTCCCCGCCGGCAGGGACCCGCCGAACGTGGTGAATGTTATCATTGAGACGCCCAAGGGGAGCAAGAACAAGTACGAGGTCTCCAAGGACTATGACGCCATCCTCCTGGACCGCGTGCTCCACTCCAGCGTGGTGTTCCCTCTGGAATACGGCATGATCCCCCGTACTTACTATGAGGACGGCGACGCCCTCGATGCCATGGTGGTCATGTCCGAGCCGACCTTTACCGGGTGCGTGGTGGAGGCCCGTCCCATCGGCCTGCTGAGGATGAGGGACGAGAAGGGCGCTGACGACAAGGTCCTGTGCGCCGCGGTGAAGGACCCCCGGAACCGCGAGTATCACGACCTCTCGGACCTGCCGACCCACTACCTGGAGGAGATCGCGGAGTTCTTCCGGACCTACAAGCACCTGGAGGAGGGGAAGAACACCGAGGTCATGGGATGGGAGGGCAGGGAGTCGGGACTGCAATGCGTCCTGAACGGCATGGACCTGTTCCAAAAGACCTTCGGCGATCTGGTGAAAAAATAAGAAAGGAGGCGGGGGGCCGCCTTTTTACGCCCCTTTACCAATCCTCTTCCACTTTCTCTATCTTCCTTTTGGCGGTCGAACCGGTGCGCTTGGCCTTGGCGGAGGTGCTGGAGCTGGCCTTCTTAGCTGACGGCGCCCTCTTGGAGGGTGGGCGCTCCTCGACCTCGCCGTACTCGATCTCCCTGACCTCGCCGTAGGACTGGCGGGGGCGCACCCGGGCGGCCTCGCGGTGCCGGGCCTCTTCCTCCCGATATCTCTCGCGGGCCCGGTCCCGGCCTTCGTCCCATCTCTCCCGGGACTCTTCCCATTGGCGTTCGGGATACTCGTCGCCCATCCCCTCGCGGAAGCCCGAGCTGAGCTCCCTGCTCACCGATGCCATCCTGCGGAGGGCCCCCCCAATGGTCGCCCCGGCGCTGTAGGCGGTGTCCTCGGCATCGCGGCCGGAGGCGGACTCCCTGGCCCGTTCCTCGGCCTCTCTGCCCCATTCACCGGCCCGGTGGCTGGTCTCCCGGCCCCACTCACCGATCCGGTGGCCCCAGTCCCTGCTCCGGCTGACCGCTTCGGTGCCGTAGCGCTGGGCGCTCTCGGACCCGCGGCCCCAGGCGGCGTGGGCCTTGCCTCTGAAATGGCCCGCGGTCCGGGGGTCCACCCATTCCCTCTCGTCCTCGAAGACGCCCCTCTCCTCAACGCGCCTCCCGGGAGTGCTCTCCACGACCCGCCTCTCCGGCACGCTCTCTCCGGGGCCGATGTACCTCTCGCCGAGGAACTTGTCAGGCTGTCCCGGCTTGATCTCCCATCTCTCCACGTACCTCTCCGGCACCGTTTCCTTGTAGGTCACCGTTTCGTACAGAGGCTCCCGGCGCACGTCGAACGGCGAGGTCTTGGGCACGGGACGCTCCTCCGGCGCGTATGCTCTCGCCCGAGGCCGGTCGTGCACCAGCTCGCGGTGCACCGCAGCCTTGCGCGCCGGAACGGGCCTGGCCTCCTCAACATGGCGGACCGTCTTGGACTTCTTCACTGGATGGTGGCGCTCGGTGCGCTTGCGGTGCGTCTCCGGGGCCGCCTTCACCCGCCTCGCCGGGGGCTCCCTGTTCCGTATCGGCTCGTTCCAATAGCTTTCCGGACTGGCCCGGCCATACGGCTTTACGAACGTCTCGGAATAATAGCTCCCCGTCCCGGCGGGGTAGTCGGTGCGGTCCGAGCCGCTCCTCCTCATCTCCTCCTCGGTGAGCTCCCTCGTATGGGCAGGAGGCTCCCGGTTGCGGAAGGGCTCGTTGAACTCGCTCTCGGGGCTGGCCCTCCCGACGGGCTTGACGAAGGTCTCCGAGTAGTAGCTGCCAGTCCCCGCGGGGTAATCAGTGCGGTCAGATCCAGTCCTCCGCATCTCATCTTCGGTCAGATCTCGCCTCCCCCACATCTTGCCTTCCGCTTCCCAGGGGACCCTCGGCTCGCTCTCGTATCCGGCCTCCTCGAGCCTGCGGAGCCTCTCCTCGTCATCCCGCTTCCTTTCGATGTTTCTCCTCTCTTCGTTCATCATCATGCCACCTCAGCATCGCTTGGGCCTTCCGCCGAAGCGCGGTCCGTCCGGCCTGCGGCGATGGTCCGTTCCGTTCTCGCGGAGCGGGGGCCCGGCTGTTCCCAGGGCTCCGTGGTCGTTCGCAATCTCCGGGTCCCACCCATCATTAACCCGTCACCGTCCCGCGATCCTTGGCTTTATTACGGAATCATGGGGTCTTTAGTGTTACCTCATATGATATTGCCACACCCAGCATAGAATTGCAAAATGAGCGGAAAACCGCGCCGAATGCCGCCGCGGCGCGCCCGTGGGCAATGTCGGCCGCCCCGGAACGGGCGCATCTGGCGGGGTTCCTGCCTCTTTGCGCTGGCGAAAGATGCGGGAGCCTGGCCCGGCGGGGGCAGGGCCGGTCGGACCGGGCAGGATAGCGGCGGGGACGCCGCCACCAGCGTGGACCGAGGCGGCCTCCCGCTGACGGAGCGGCCGCTGGGAAGGGGCCGCGAGAAGCAATGAAATAACCGTGGTCCGATGGGGGACCGATGCCCGGCGAAGCGATCGTGGAAATGCATGATGTCACCGTCACCGTGGGCCGCACCGCGCTCCTGAGGAATGTGGACCTTCGGATAGGGCAGGGCGAGAGGGTCGTCATCCTGGGTCCCAACGGGTCCGGGAAATCGACCCTCATCAAGACCATGACCGGCGACCTCAGGCACGACACCTCCGTCCCCGGCTCGTACGTCAGGATCAGGGGCGAGGAGCTGTGGGACCTGTTCGAGGTCCGCAGGGCCTTCGGCATAGTGTCCGGCGAGCTGCAGGTCGACCTCAGAAGGGACATGGAGGCGGCGGAAGCGGTCCTCTCCGGCTTCTTCGGCTCCATCGGGACCAATAGGTCGCAGAAGATGAGCGGGGAGATGGAGCGGAAGGCCCTGGACGCACTGGCGCTGGTCGGCTCGGAGCACCTGGCCCGACGGAAGGTGAACACCCTATCTATGGGAGAGGGCCGCAGGGTGCTGATGGCCAGGGCGCTGGTCAGTGATCCCGAGGCGCTGATCCTGGACGAGCCGATGAACTCGCTTGACCTTACCGGGAAGCACCTCGTACGGCAGGCCATGAGCTCGCTGGCCCGCAGCGACAGGACCGTGGTCATGGTGACCCACGATCCCTCGGACATCGTCCCCGAGATGGAGCGGGTGGTCATGCTGAAGAACGGGCGGATCTTCAGGGACGGCGGGATGGACGTCCTGAACGAGGCGAACCTCTCCGAGCTGTTCGAGGTCCCGGTGAGGCTCGCGAGCCTGGACGGACACTATTTCTCGTGGTCCTAGGCGGCGGGGCATTATTATCCATGCCCGGGGATGGAACGGGCCGGACCATAGCAACTATCAAGTACTCGCCCCCGGTTCTAACAGGCATGGCCGACGATAAGAGGTTCTCCGACCTTCTGGTCGCCGATGTTTATGAGACCATGGTGAAGACGCCTTCCCGCATAAAGAAGGACGCTTCCATCCGCGACGCCATCGAACTGATGATCCAGAACACCCTCTCCAGAAAGGTCTATGTCGTGGACGACGACGGCAAGTACCTCGGCACCGTCAACTCGGAGACCATTCTCCGCCTCATAGGGTACCGCGTGGGGGTCAGGGACTCCGGGGGATGGTCGTTCATACGCTTCCTGCGCGACGCGTTCAAGGAGGACGTGGGCAGCATAATGGTCAAGGGGCGGACCATATCAAGGGACACGCCGCTGGTCAGGGCGACGGAGATCATGGTGACCGATCACCTCAACGACCTGCCGGTGGTGGACGAGGAAGGAAAACTCATCGGTGAGCTGGTGAGCCTGGAGCTGTTCATGCAGGGCCGGACGCTGTTCGAGCCGGGCGAGAAGCAGGTCGAACTGTGACGCTCCCGGGACCGGCGGCCCTTCCCGGGCCCATAAAAAAATCTTTTTTTGTATATTCTTATGAATTTTATTTGTCGAGAAATAGAAATTATGGATTTTGATATTCGCAGCTCTACATATATCAATGCAAAATGCATTCACTTCTAACCTGCCGCTAGAAATCGGGGGTCACGTGGTGAAATGAGCGAGGAGATCCGGATAGTCACAGACATGACGCTGTTGCTTCTGGCCTCCGGCGTTTGCTCCATTGTTTTCGCCAAAATAAAGATGCCCCCCATCCTGGGCTACTTGGCCGCGGGCATCATCCTCGGCCCGACCATGTTCCCCGACCTGTGGGTAGAGACTAGCACGGTCTCCTTGCTCTCCGGCATCGGCATCGTGCTCCTGATGTTCTACATCGGGCTGGAAACCGACATGACCAAACTGAGGAAGACCAGCATGAAACTGGTGTTCGTGGTCTGTTTCCAGATGCCCATAGTGGTAGCGATAGGCTACCTTTCCGGCATCATGATGGGGTTCGATTCCGTCCAGTCCATATTCCTGGGCGCCATCATCTCGGGCACATCCACCGCAGTGGTGGTCGGCGTTCTGAAGGAGACCAAGCACATCGATCACGATACGGCCAAG
The window above is part of the Methanomassiliicoccus luminyensis B10 genome. Proteins encoded here:
- the feoB gene encoding ferrous iron transport protein B; this encodes MEKEIRIALIGNPNVGKTSLFNVLTGSRQHVGNWPGVTIEKKTGSRPHKGYVLQITDLPGTYSLATRSPDEAVANDFITKEHPDLVVQVVDSTNLERNLYLTTQLMDMGLDVVLALNMSDMAESRGDILDVKKFSQAWGIPAVPISATQRTGINDLLDTIIKTFKDETVPRPITDFGAAAEKKVAELEGIMHANQFDTPTLRWIALRLMEGMEEPSKLTQNAAAAQQLDAALVGVDKEGMEMDFVDKRYEAITSTLGKVYRRGVEKRSISDSLDRVVTNKWLGIPIFLVLMWGIFELTFTVAAPFASLIDMGFAWLAEWIGANVQPDWLASLLGDGIIGGVGFVLVFVPNILVMFLMLSILEDSGYLARAAFIMDRAMSKLGLHGKSFIPMLLGFGCNVPALMASRTIEDKNSRLITILTTPYMSCSARLPVYILFAGIFFPAVAGTVVFGMYILGIAVAIGSALLFRHTILKGESSPFIMELPPYRMPIFKGTLIHMWERGSQYIKKAGTFILLGALIVWLLASFPWGVEYGSEASYAGALGHLLVPILAPLGFDWRIAVALVFGFLAKEIVVGALGVLYGAEEGAGLEEVLETSMTAPVALGLMSFVLIYTPCVAALGVLWRETRSWKWTLFHVFYSLAVAYLVAFVVFNLGNALM
- a CDS encoding FeoA family protein → MNTSMPLAMAAEGAECMVQEVRGSNPISTRLREMGFVNDARVTVLKADGKGLIVGVNGSRLALSRGVASQIMVC
- a CDS encoding FeoA family protein; the encoded protein is MSNTTLDKLAPGNSAVIVSVEAKGPVRRRIAEMGLCPGAQITMVRKAPLNDPLEFLVRGYNISLRNADAATIVVNVKEAKA
- the lysS gene encoding lysine--tRNA ligase; the protein is MHWADVEANTLLEKGSVHLISTGITPSGTLHVGTLREAITAEAVRKSLEKQGASVRMIYLVDSWDPLRKKYPFLPESFEAEVGKPLAYIPCPCGQHVNYAQHYIQPFLDSIQELGIHCQVLWTHEQYEQGKFAEVIDTAIREKDKVAAILKDVSGREIAKDFFPYSPRCESCGRLTHAKVTGYEKPYVNYRCACGHEGKADIRKADGKMPWRVEWAAKWAVFGVTCEPFGKDHAAAGGSYDTGVRLAQEVFHVDPPHPIPYEFVQLKGKGQMHKSTGSSVTGVDALKITPASVMNYIILRVNPNRHIDYDSGLGILDMVDEYDRVENMYYCGGVEERDKDLLRAYELSQPEGARPSLPLQIPYRHLVSMVQITDGFEGVLSTLERMGMYDDSATPEDLALLKQRVDCVKYWLNGFAPDEVKFAVCETMPECELSDGEKAFLRELLVAMGGVEWQGERIHDAMYACAKGSAIGAKGGFQALYKIFCDQTKGPRLGFFLSTLDKDFVLGRIKEAGE
- a CDS encoding preprotein translocase subunit Sec61beta; translated protein: MPPQKKKGQGFQSAAGLIRYFDSEVDKGLVLKPTYIVGAIIATVVVVTLLKIIWPV
- a CDS encoding cupin domain-containing protein, with product MICREKGSARSRVSEGITRREAACGKGCQIIEFILEKGSVIPDHSHPNEQVGTVVRGSIVLKMNGKNIAIGAGDGYSIAPGEVHGVDVLEDSLVIDVFAPPREDYRDTGLKPAI
- a CDS encoding inorganic diphosphatase — protein: MTMWTNLPAGRDPPNVVNVIIETPKGSKNKYEVSKDYDAILLDRVLHSSVVFPLEYGMIPRTYYEDGDALDAMVVMSEPTFTGCVVEARPIGLLRMRDEKGADDKVLCAAVKDPRNREYHDLSDLPTHYLEEIAEFFRTYKHLEEGKNTEVMGWEGRESGLQCVLNGMDLFQKTFGDLVKK
- a CDS encoding ABC transporter ATP-binding protein encodes the protein MPGEAIVEMHDVTVTVGRTALLRNVDLRIGQGERVVILGPNGSGKSTLIKTMTGDLRHDTSVPGSYVRIRGEELWDLFEVRRAFGIVSGELQVDLRRDMEAAEAVLSGFFGSIGTNRSQKMSGEMERKALDALALVGSEHLARRKVNTLSMGEGRRVLMARALVSDPEALILDEPMNSLDLTGKHLVRQAMSSLARSDRTVVMVTHDPSDIVPEMERVVMLKNGRIFRDGGMDVLNEANLSELFEVPVRLASLDGHYFSWS
- a CDS encoding CBS domain-containing protein → MADDKRFSDLLVADVYETMVKTPSRIKKDASIRDAIELMIQNTLSRKVYVVDDDGKYLGTVNSETILRLIGYRVGVRDSGGWSFIRFLRDAFKEDVGSIMVKGRTISRDTPLVRATEIMVTDHLNDLPVVDEEGKLIGELVSLELFMQGRTLFEPGEKQVEL